One region of Streptococcus salivarius genomic DNA includes:
- a CDS encoding ABC transporter ATP-binding protein, protein MTTLKLDKIYKKYPNATHYSVEDFSIDIKDKEFIVFVGPSGCGKSTTLRMVAGLEEISEGKLYIDGEVVNDKSPKDRDIAMVFQNYALYPHMTVYENMAFGLKLRKYKKDDIDKRVREAAASLGLTEFLDRKPADLSGGQRQRVAMGRAIVRDAKVFLMDEPLSNLDAKLRVTMRAEIAKITRNIGATTIYVTHDQTEAMTLADRIVIMSSTKNPDGSGTIGRIEQIGTPQELYNEPANKFVAGFIGSPAMNFFNVKVDGNRITNSEGLDIAISEGQAKILKETGYQGKEVIFGIRPEDVSSRPIVQEVYPDANVDAEVVVSELLGAETMLYLKLGETEFAARVDARDFHNPGEKVNLTFSVAKGHFFDAETEKRISL, encoded by the coding sequence ATGACAACTCTTAAACTGGATAAAATTTACAAAAAATACCCAAATGCAACTCACTACTCTGTTGAAGATTTTAGTATCGACATCAAAGACAAGGAATTCATCGTTTTCGTAGGTCCTTCAGGATGTGGTAAATCAACAACTCTCCGTATGGTTGCTGGTCTTGAAGAAATCAGTGAAGGTAAACTCTATATTGATGGTGAAGTGGTTAATGACAAATCACCAAAAGACCGTGACATTGCCATGGTATTCCAAAACTACGCACTTTACCCACACATGACTGTTTATGAAAATATGGCCTTTGGTCTTAAACTTCGTAAATATAAAAAAGACGATATTGACAAACGTGTGCGTGAAGCTGCTGCTAGCCTTGGGTTGACTGAGTTCTTAGATCGTAAGCCGGCAGACCTTTCTGGTGGTCAACGTCAGCGTGTAGCTATGGGACGTGCCATCGTTCGTGATGCTAAAGTCTTCCTCATGGATGAACCTCTCTCAAACTTGGATGCTAAACTTCGTGTCACTATGCGTGCTGAAATTGCTAAAATTACTCGTAATATTGGCGCAACAACCATCTATGTTACTCACGACCAAACAGAAGCCATGACTCTTGCTGACCGTATCGTTATCATGAGTTCTACTAAAAATCCTGATGGTTCTGGTACTATCGGCCGTATCGAACAAATTGGTACACCTCAGGAACTTTACAATGAACCAGCCAACAAATTTGTTGCTGGATTTATCGGAAGTCCTGCTATGAACTTCTTTAATGTTAAGGTTGATGGCAACCGTATCACTAACTCTGAAGGCTTGGATATTGCAATTTCTGAAGGTCAAGCTAAAATCTTGAAAGAAACAGGTTATCAAGGCAAAGAAGTTATCTTTGGTATCCGTCCTGAAGATGTTTCAAGCCGTCCAATCGTTCAAGAAGTATATCCAGATGCCAATGTAGATGCTGAAGTCGTCGTTTCAGAGCTCCTTGGTGCAGAAACAATGCTTTACCTAAAACTTGGAGAAACTGAATTTGCTGCCCGTGTTGATGCGCGTGACTTCCACAATCCAGGTGAAAAAGTAAATCTTACTTTCAGCGTTGCAAAAGGTCATTTCTTCGACGCTGAAACAGAAAAACGTATCAGTTTGTAA
- the malQ gene encoding 4-alpha-glucanotransferase, producing MNKRASGVLMHITSLPGDYGIGSFGQAAYDFVDFLKETKQTYWQILPLTTTSYGDSPYQSFSAVAGNTHFIDLDFLIRDKFLTKADVKNADFGSDPEFIDYAKVYEARRPILEKAVKAILADKKETKRFEAFKTKNANWLADYADFMAIKEHFDNKALQDWDDKKAVKRDEATLEKLRKELADVITYHQVVQYLFFSQWAELKAYANKNGIQIIGDMPIYISADSVEVWTQPHLFKLDAECKPRYIAGVPPDNFSATGQLWGNPIYAWDKHKAENYAWWVFRIQESFKLYDYLRIDHFKGFSDFWEIPGGDETAENGEWVPGPGYDLFKVVKEELGDLKIIAEDLGNIDDKTRKLLADCGYPGMKIVQFGFYDTTGNSIDIPHVYTQHSVAYTGTHDNEVINGWYDNLTQEQRDYTDAYINRRQGEPITRALLRTLFATVSNTAIATMQDILDKPENSRTNFPNTVGQNWKWRMLPGEITVDKKEFLTDITERYNRGNN from the coding sequence ATGAACAAACGAGCAAGCGGTGTTTTGATGCACATCACATCACTTCCAGGTGACTACGGGATCGGATCTTTCGGTCAAGCAGCCTATGACTTTGTTGATTTCTTAAAAGAAACAAAACAAACTTACTGGCAGATTTTGCCACTTACTACAACAAGTTATGGGGATTCACCTTACCAATCATTCTCAGCGGTAGCAGGAAATACACACTTTATCGATTTGGATTTCCTTATTCGTGATAAATTTTTAACTAAAGCTGATGTTAAAAACGCTGACTTTGGGTCAGATCCTGAGTTTATTGACTATGCTAAAGTTTACGAAGCACGTCGTCCAATTCTTGAAAAAGCAGTTAAAGCAATTTTAGCAGATAAGAAAGAAACTAAAAGATTCGAAGCTTTTAAAACTAAAAATGCTAACTGGTTAGCTGATTATGCTGATTTCATGGCTATCAAAGAACACTTCGATAACAAAGCACTTCAAGATTGGGATGATAAAAAAGCAGTTAAACGCGATGAAGCAACTCTTGAGAAACTTCGCAAAGAACTTGCTGATGTTATCACATATCACCAAGTGGTACAATACCTCTTCTTTAGCCAATGGGCAGAACTAAAAGCTTATGCTAACAAAAATGGTATTCAAATCATCGGTGACATGCCAATCTACATTTCAGCTGATAGTGTTGAAGTTTGGACTCAACCACATCTCTTCAAACTAGATGCTGAATGTAAACCGCGTTACATTGCAGGAGTTCCACCTGATAACTTCTCAGCAACTGGTCAACTTTGGGGTAACCCAATCTATGCTTGGGATAAACACAAAGCAGAAAATTATGCTTGGTGGGTATTCCGTATTCAAGAATCATTTAAACTTTATGATTACTTGCGTATTGACCACTTCAAAGGGTTCTCTGACTTCTGGGAAATTCCTGGAGGAGATGAAACTGCTGAAAATGGTGAATGGGTTCCTGGACCTGGTTATGACCTTTTCAAAGTGGTTAAAGAAGAATTGGGTGATCTTAAAATCATTGCCGAAGACCTTGGTAACATTGATGATAAGACACGTAAACTTCTTGCAGACTGTGGTTACCCTGGAATGAAGATTGTTCAATTTGGATTCTACGATACTACTGGAAATAGCATTGACATTCCACACGTATACACACAACATTCAGTTGCCTACACAGGTACACATGATAACGAAGTAATCAACGGTTGGTACGACAACTTGACGCAAGAGCAACGTGATTATACTGATGCATACATCAACCGTCGTCAAGGTGAACCAATCACACGTGCTCTTCTTCGCACCCTCTTTGCTACTGTAAGCAACACAGCTATTGCGACTATGCAGGATATCCTTGATAAACCTGAAAATAGCCGTACAAACTTCCCTAACACAGTTGGTCAAAACTGGAAATGGCGTATGCTTCCAGGTGAAATTACTGTCGACAAGAAAGAATTTTTGACAGACATTACAGAAAGATATAATCGAGGTAATAACTAA
- a CDS encoding sugar ABC transporter permease — protein MKRKKNLYLTGTYILLTVLAVIWLIPIIWIFLTSFRGEGANAVPYFFPKTYTFNNYIKLFTSDAYPFGKWFINTFIVATCTCILSTLITVGMAYSLSRIKFKHRNGFLKLALVLNMFPGFMSMIAVYYILKALNLTQTLTSLVLVYSAGAALGFYIAKGFFDTIPYSLDESAMIDGATRLQIFTKITLPLSKPIIVYTALMAFMGPWVDFIFASVILGDVKDKYTVALGLYQMLNQDAINEWFLPFTAGAIIIAIPITLLFIFMQKYYVEGVTGGSVK, from the coding sequence ATGAAACGTAAGAAAAATCTTTACCTAACTGGTACTTATATTCTATTGACAGTTCTAGCTGTTATCTGGTTGATTCCTATTATCTGGATCTTCCTTACAAGTTTCCGTGGTGAAGGAGCCAATGCGGTGCCTTACTTCTTCCCTAAGACTTACACATTTAATAACTACATCAAACTGTTTACCAGCGATGCTTATCCATTTGGAAAATGGTTCATCAATACCTTCATCGTTGCCACATGTACATGTATCCTCTCAACTTTGATTACCGTTGGGATGGCCTACTCACTTAGCCGTATTAAATTCAAACACAGAAATGGCTTCTTGAAATTGGCACTTGTACTTAACATGTTCCCTGGTTTCATGTCTATGATTGCGGTCTACTATATTTTGAAGGCCCTTAATTTGACACAAACCTTGACATCTTTGGTTTTGGTTTATTCTGCTGGGGCAGCACTTGGTTTCTACATTGCGAAAGGTTTCTTTGATACCATTCCTTACTCATTGGATGAATCAGCAATGATTGATGGGGCAACTCGTCTTCAAATCTTTACCAAGATTACCTTGCCACTTTCTAAACCAATCATCGTCTACACTGCCCTCATGGCCTTCATGGGACCTTGGGTAGACTTCATCTTTGCATCTGTTATCCTCGGTGACGTTAAAGATAAATATACCGTTGCCCTTGGACTCTACCAAATGCTTAACCAAGACGCTATCAATGAATGGTTCCTTCCATTTACCGCAGGTGCTATTATCATCGCCATCCCAATCACCCTTCTCTTTATCTTCATGCAGAAATACTATGTTGAAGGTGTAACCGGCGGATCAGTTAAATAA
- a CDS encoding extracellular solute-binding protein — translation MKKWQKVLLGSAGLLVAGSLLVACGSNSSKSSSSDSKTLKLWVPTGAKKSYSDTVAQFEKKSGYKVDMVEMEDPNAQENLTKDASTAADVFSLPHDQLGKLVDAGAIQEIPEQYSKEIADQDTDQATVGAQYKGKTYAFPYGIETQVTYYNKSKLNEEDVKSYETITSKAKFGSNLKEVNAYVTGPLFLSVGDTLFGPNGEDVKGTNWGNEAGVNVLKFIAAQKDNKGFVNVDSANMMAKFEDGSVDAFQSGPWDYAAAAKAVGKDNLGIAVYPTVNIGGQDVQQKAFMGVKLYAVNQTPSKGNAERIAASYQLAQALTSKDSQNNQFTNEDRHIIPANKEVQASEAVQKDALAQAVITMGSSEQYTTVMPKLSQMSVFWTESAALMSDAYNGKIKEDQFLTKLQQFDKDLAAAK, via the coding sequence ATGAAAAAATGGCAAAAGGTATTACTTGGTAGTGCTGGATTACTTGTGGCAGGATCGCTCTTGGTAGCTTGTGGCTCAAATTCAAGCAAGAGCTCAAGTTCAGATAGCAAGACTTTGAAACTTTGGGTACCAACTGGCGCTAAGAAATCTTACTCAGATACAGTAGCACAGTTTGAAAAGAAATCTGGTTACAAAGTTGATATGGTTGAAATGGAAGATCCAAATGCTCAAGAAAACTTGACTAAGGATGCTTCTACTGCTGCAGATGTCTTCTCACTTCCACATGACCAACTCGGTAAATTGGTAGACGCTGGAGCTATCCAAGAAATCCCAGAGCAATACTCAAAAGAAATTGCTGATCAAGATACTGATCAAGCTACTGTAGGTGCTCAATACAAAGGTAAAACTTACGCCTTCCCATACGGTATCGAAACACAAGTTACATACTACAATAAATCTAAACTTAACGAAGAAGATGTTAAATCATATGAAACAATCACTTCTAAAGCTAAATTTGGTAGCAACTTGAAAGAAGTTAATGCTTATGTAACTGGTCCTCTCTTCCTTTCAGTTGGTGACACACTCTTTGGCCCTAACGGTGAAGATGTTAAAGGGACTAACTGGGGCAATGAAGCTGGTGTGAACGTTCTTAAATTCATCGCAGCTCAAAAAGACAACAAAGGATTTGTTAATGTTGATTCAGCTAACATGATGGCTAAATTCGAAGATGGTTCTGTTGATGCTTTCCAATCAGGACCATGGGACTACGCTGCAGCTGCTAAAGCTGTCGGTAAAGACAATCTTGGTATTGCTGTTTACCCAACAGTTAATATCGGTGGTCAAGACGTTCAACAAAAAGCCTTCATGGGTGTAAAACTTTACGCAGTTAACCAAACACCATCTAAAGGTAACGCTGAACGTATTGCTGCTTCTTACCAATTGGCACAAGCTTTGACAAGCAAAGACAGTCAAAATAACCAATTCACTAATGAAGACCGTCACATCATCCCAGCCAACAAAGAAGTTCAAGCTTCTGAAGCTGTTCAAAAGGATGCACTTGCACAAGCTGTAATTACTATGGGTTCATCTGAGCAGTACACAACTGTTATGCCTAAACTTAGTCAAATGTCAGTCTTCTGGACTGAAAGTGCTGCTCTTATGAGTGACGCTTATAACGGTAAAATCAAGGAAGACCAATTCCTTACTAAATTACAACAATTTGATAAAGATTTGGCAGCGGCTAAATAA
- a CDS encoding LacI family DNA-binding transcriptional regulator, translating into MATIKDVAKKAGVSPSTVSRTLKDNSAISEETKIKVRAAMEELGYVPNSAAQMLATGLTHSLGVVLPPLTDRENISQPFYMEILTAINEEASCHSQVVSIATGATLEELVKQVELMHRQKRADGFIILYSEKKDPVKDYLLKQKVPFVVVGAAVDNENKVTYIDNDNKELGHEAVNYLQAKGHRKIGFVTDDLFGQVGQERYQGYQEVADNLNLDVLPELVFSARTIETFKKELERFSPTALIVKDDLIALRLIQWLNNQGFRVPEDYAIISFDNSTFAEIMHPFLTTFDINIQALAKESVQNLLGILKATKIKSQKVIIPFKLIERESV; encoded by the coding sequence ATGGCTACAATTAAAGATGTTGCTAAGAAGGCTGGAGTCAGCCCATCAACGGTAAGTAGGACATTAAAGGATAACTCGGCTATATCAGAAGAAACAAAAATTAAAGTAAGAGCAGCTATGGAAGAATTAGGTTATGTACCAAACTCAGCAGCACAAATGTTGGCAACAGGCTTAACTCATAGTTTAGGTGTTGTTCTTCCTCCCTTAACAGACCGTGAAAATATCAGCCAGCCCTTCTATATGGAGATTTTAACAGCAATCAATGAAGAGGCTAGTTGTCATTCTCAGGTCGTTAGTATTGCTACGGGTGCTACTCTAGAGGAATTAGTCAAGCAAGTTGAGCTCATGCATCGCCAAAAACGGGCAGATGGCTTTATAATTCTCTATTCAGAAAAGAAAGATCCGGTTAAAGATTACTTATTAAAACAAAAAGTACCTTTTGTAGTGGTTGGAGCAGCAGTGGATAATGAAAATAAAGTAACCTATATTGATAATGATAATAAGGAATTAGGTCATGAAGCTGTGAATTACTTACAGGCAAAAGGTCACCGAAAGATTGGTTTTGTCACAGACGATTTATTTGGGCAAGTAGGACAGGAACGTTATCAAGGGTATCAGGAAGTGGCAGACAATCTAAATTTGGATGTCTTACCTGAACTTGTATTTTCAGCTCGAACAATCGAGACTTTTAAAAAGGAATTGGAAAGATTTTCTCCGACAGCTTTGATTGTTAAGGATGACCTTATTGCCCTTCGTCTCATTCAATGGTTAAACAACCAAGGATTTAGAGTTCCTGAAGATTATGCCATTATTTCTTTCGATAATTCGACTTTTGCTGAAATCATGCATCCTTTCTTGACCACATTTGACATTAATATTCAGGCACTAGCTAAAGAAAGTGTTCAAAACCTTCTTGGGATTCTTAAAGCGACTAAGATTAAGTCGCAAAAAGTCATTATTCCATTTAAACTTATAGAAAGAGAAAGCGTCTGA
- a CDS encoding carbohydrate ABC transporter permease yields MSQTIYDTTPMRQVFKEGTWDVKLSFLVMGLANLVNKQFTKGLLFLLSEIAFLVAFVIQIVPALQGMVTLGTQEQGEAVKEVNGVKLTVQVAGDNSMLMLIFGLASLIFCAVFAYIYWCNLKSARHLMALKQSGRKVPNFIEDFKTLADGRFHMGLMTVPLIGVLLFTILPLIYMICLAFTNFDHNHPAPKSLFDWVGFSSFGEVLQGRMAGTFFPLLTWTLIWAVAATATTFFFGIVLALLLNTKGLKFKKVWRTLFVITIAVPQFVSLLLMRNFLNDHGPLNGLLQTLHITNGPIPFLTDPLWAKFSIIFVNMWIGIPFTMLVATGIIMNLPTEQIEAAEIDGASKFQIFKSITFPQILLIMAPSLIQQFIGNINNFNVIYFLTGGGPKNSEYYQAGSTDLLVTWLYKLTVSAKDYNLASVIGILIFAISATFSLLAYTRSSSFKEGAAK; encoded by the coding sequence ATGTCACAAACAATCTACGACACAACTCCTATGCGCCAAGTCTTTAAAGAAGGTACATGGGATGTCAAATTATCCTTTCTGGTAATGGGATTAGCAAACTTGGTTAACAAACAGTTTACCAAGGGATTGCTTTTCCTCCTTTCTGAGATTGCCTTCTTAGTAGCATTCGTTATTCAAATTGTCCCAGCTCTTCAAGGAATGGTTACTTTGGGAACTCAAGAACAAGGTGAGGCCGTTAAAGAAGTTAATGGCGTTAAACTTACAGTTCAGGTTGCTGGAGATAATTCAATGCTTATGTTGATTTTTGGACTTGCCTCATTAATCTTCTGTGCAGTCTTCGCTTATATTTACTGGTGTAATCTTAAGAGTGCTCGTCATCTCATGGCTCTCAAACAGTCTGGACGTAAAGTTCCTAACTTTATCGAAGACTTCAAGACCTTGGCTGATGGCCGTTTCCACATGGGTCTTATGACTGTCCCACTGATTGGAGTTTTGCTCTTCACAATCTTGCCTTTGATCTACATGATCTGTTTGGCCTTTACTAACTTTGACCACAATCACCCAGCACCTAAATCACTCTTTGACTGGGTTGGTTTCTCAAGTTTTGGTGAAGTCTTACAAGGTCGTATGGCTGGTACTTTCTTCCCACTTTTGACATGGACCTTGATTTGGGCCGTTGCTGCAACAGCAACTACTTTCTTCTTCGGTATTGTCCTTGCCCTCTTGCTTAACACTAAGGGCCTTAAATTCAAGAAAGTATGGCGTACACTCTTTGTTATCACTATCGCCGTTCCTCAGTTTGTATCACTTCTTTTGATGCGTAACTTCCTTAATGACCATGGGCCTTTGAATGGTTTACTTCAAACCTTGCATATCACTAATGGACCTATTCCGTTCTTGACTGATCCTCTCTGGGCGAAGTTCTCTATTATCTTTGTTAATATGTGGATTGGTATTCCATTCACAATGTTGGTCGCAACTGGTATCATCATGAACTTGCCAACTGAGCAGATTGAAGCAGCTGAAATTGATGGAGCAAGCAAGTTCCAAATCTTCAAGAGCATCACTTTCCCACAAATTCTCTTGATTATGGCACCATCATTGATTCAACAATTCATCGGTAATATCAATAACTTCAACGTTATCTACTTCCTTACTGGTGGTGGACCTAAAAATTCTGAATACTATCAAGCGGGTTCAACTGACCTCTTGGTAACTTGGCTCTACAAACTGACTGTTAGCGCTAAAGACTATAACTTGGCATCTGTTATCGGTATCTTGATTTTCGCCATCTCTGCAACATTCAGTCTCTTGGCCTACACAAGATCATCTTCATTCAAGGAAGGGGCTGCTAAATAA
- a CDS encoding type I toxin-antitoxin system Fst family toxin: MMDLLFKTIIGPIVVGVILRLIDKWLNKDR, from the coding sequence ATGATGGATTTACTATTCAAAACTATCATCGGACCCATTGTGGTCGGTGTTATCCTTCGTCTAATCGACAAGTGGTTAAACAAGGATAGATAG